In Chthoniobacterales bacterium, a single window of DNA contains:
- a CDS encoding ABC-F family ATP-binding cassette domain-containing protein — translation MAQAAPSLLSVNELVLVYGTQRLLDGATLAVAAGEKVGLVGRNGCGKTSLLKILTQEQPADAGDISRRRGLRVGYLPQEFELNDALTVQENIEAGGADVQEWIRQYEEGEGTEAELADILHHIELADGWNLDTRAKAYATALDAPPLDKIVGPLSGGEKRRVALCRALVAMPDLLLLDEPTNHLDAESIRWLEDFLRNFAGAVIFVTHDRYFLDVIATRIIELSEGKCYSHPGNYTAYLESKAARQSVVEQSERRRQRFIKAELEYVRAGVRAQRSKSRGRLDKFYEIAGQAAPPEEKEMDLLIPPPPKMGDIGVELLKASAVVGEGEKRRTLFSNLTLSLRAGQCTGVVGRNGVGKTTLLKMCMGERSPDAGTATVGKKVVFNYIDQVRMSLKGTGTVMEEVEDTDGVVRFGEQTISVRGYLRRFLFADARVNERVDKLSGGERARLMLAKVLKRGGNILVLDEPTNDLDLASLRMLEEALARFDGAVLVVSHDRFFLDRICDQVVAFEEGNVVVQPGNYSYYLEKRAERQLRDKAAAETTKIAPAPALPVAVPGAPKQKKLSFKDQRELDGMEAAIAAVEKKAAELQATLDDPQFYVTRSQEAASLMAELESYQAEIAALYERWEELAALSAV, via the coding sequence ATGGCCCAGGCAGCTCCCTCACTTTTATCTGTCAATGAACTCGTGCTCGTCTATGGCACGCAGCGTTTGCTTGATGGCGCGACGCTCGCCGTGGCTGCGGGGGAAAAGGTCGGGCTCGTGGGTCGAAATGGTTGCGGCAAGACGAGTCTCCTAAAAATCCTCACACAGGAACAACCGGCGGATGCGGGGGATATTTCGCGTCGGCGCGGGTTGCGGGTCGGGTATTTGCCACAGGAGTTTGAGTTGAATGACGCTCTGACCGTGCAGGAAAACATCGAAGCCGGTGGAGCCGATGTGCAGGAATGGATTCGCCAATACGAGGAGGGCGAGGGGACGGAGGCCGAGCTGGCGGACATTTTGCATCACATCGAGCTGGCCGACGGCTGGAATCTCGACACCCGGGCCAAGGCCTACGCCACGGCTCTCGACGCGCCGCCGCTCGACAAAATCGTGGGCCCGCTCTCCGGCGGTGAAAAACGCCGTGTTGCGCTCTGCCGTGCGCTGGTCGCGATGCCCGATTTGCTGCTGCTCGACGAGCCGACGAACCATCTGGATGCGGAGTCGATCCGCTGGTTGGAGGATTTCCTGCGGAACTTCGCGGGGGCAGTAATCTTCGTGACGCACGATCGGTATTTCCTCGATGTCATCGCGACTCGGATCATCGAGTTGTCCGAGGGGAAATGTTATTCGCACCCGGGAAATTACACCGCGTATCTGGAGTCGAAGGCGGCGCGTCAATCGGTCGTCGAGCAGAGCGAACGGAGGCGTCAGCGTTTCATTAAAGCGGAACTCGAATACGTTCGCGCCGGAGTCCGCGCACAACGCTCGAAGTCGCGTGGACGGCTCGACAAGTTCTACGAGATCGCCGGTCAAGCCGCGCCGCCGGAGGAAAAGGAAATGGATTTGCTCATTCCGCCACCGCCGAAAATGGGCGACATCGGAGTGGAACTCCTGAAGGCTTCTGCAGTCGTGGGCGAAGGAGAGAAACGCCGGACGTTGTTTTCCAACCTGACCCTTTCCCTGCGCGCCGGACAATGCACCGGCGTGGTCGGTCGCAACGGTGTGGGCAAGACCACGCTGCTAAAGATGTGCATGGGCGAACGTTCCCCCGATGCAGGCACGGCGACCGTGGGAAAGAAAGTCGTTTTCAATTACATCGATCAGGTCCGCATGTCGTTGAAAGGCACCGGCACCGTCATGGAAGAGGTCGAGGACACCGACGGCGTGGTACGTTTCGGCGAGCAAACGATTAGCGTGCGCGGGTATCTGCGGCGGTTTTTGTTTGCCGATGCGCGGGTGAATGAGCGCGTGGACAAACTGAGCGGCGGCGAGCGTGCGCGGCTGATGCTGGCCAAGGTGCTCAAACGCGGTGGCAATATTTTGGTCCTCGACGAACCCACGAACGACCTCGATCTGGCGAGTCTGCGAATGCTGGAGGAAGCCTTGGCGCGATTCGACGGCGCGGTGCTAGTGGTGAGTCACGACCGGTTTTTCTTGGATCGAATCTGCGATCAGGTCGTGGCGTTTGAGGAGGGCAACGTCGTAGTGCAACCGGGAAATTATTCCTACTACTTGGAAAAACGCGCGGAGCGTCAACTTCGTGACAAGGCGGCGGCTGAGACGACGAAAATCGCGCCGGCCCCCGCTCTGCCCGTGGCCGTTCCGGGAGCTCCCAAGCAAAAAAAACTGAGCTTCAAGGATCAGCGCGAACTCGACGGGATGGAGGCCGCCATCGCTGCCGTGGAGAAAAAAGCGGCAGAGTTGCAGGCGACTCTCGACGACCCTCAATTCTACGTCACCCGCAGTCAGGAAGCCGCGTCGCTGATGGCGGAGTTGGAGTCGTATCAAGCCGAGATCGCCGCGCTCTACGAACGCTGGGAAGAACTCGCCGCGCTGTCCGCAGTGTAA
- a CDS encoding efflux RND transporter periplasmic adaptor subunit, translating to MKKFLLFLVIALALSLGWSYWKKPDTTAGATSTTAEVTRETIVETVEVAGEVKPEILVEVKPEISARVLKIYVKESDKVTRGQVLVDLDNSELLTEKSAAETEIAIAELQLEKAGRDLKRQEKMLKGNIITDQEYRDAKTIRDVAEQGLRKTRQQLDTIESRIEKSKILAPLDGTVLALPIVENQVVVGAASVSSGTVIMSVANLGDLIITSHVNQVDVAKLTVGMPFEFRVDSLGPIQMTGKVLTIAPMATIVNNIKGYVVTFKIENPNPRLRPGMTAQVTIPTNKAEQVTSLPISAIFENRTGDKVVYLSNGSGDPVEKPVEVGLTNNAFAQIKSGVDAGEKVLLTKPAPKS from the coding sequence ATGAAAAAGTTCCTTCTCTTTCTCGTCATTGCACTGGCGCTCAGCCTTGGCTGGTCTTACTGGAAAAAGCCAGACACGACCGCAGGCGCAACCAGCACTACGGCGGAAGTGACCCGCGAAACCATCGTGGAAACGGTCGAAGTCGCGGGCGAGGTGAAGCCCGAGATATTAGTCGAAGTTAAACCAGAGATCAGCGCGCGCGTGCTCAAGATCTACGTCAAGGAAAGCGACAAGGTGACCCGTGGCCAAGTCCTTGTCGATCTGGACAACAGCGAGCTCCTGACCGAGAAATCCGCCGCCGAAACCGAGATCGCGATCGCGGAATTGCAGTTGGAAAAAGCCGGGCGCGACCTCAAACGGCAGGAAAAAATGCTCAAGGGCAACATCATTACCGACCAGGAATATCGCGACGCCAAGACCATTCGCGACGTGGCCGAGCAAGGCCTGCGCAAGACGCGGCAGCAGTTGGATACGATTGAAAGTCGCATCGAGAAATCGAAGATCCTGGCTCCGCTCGACGGCACCGTTCTCGCGCTGCCCATTGTGGAAAATCAGGTCGTCGTCGGCGCGGCCAGTGTGAGTTCCGGCACAGTCATCATGAGCGTCGCCAACCTCGGCGACTTGATCATCACGTCGCACGTCAATCAGGTTGATGTGGCGAAACTAACCGTCGGCATGCCGTTCGAGTTTCGCGTCGATTCGCTCGGTCCGATCCAGATGACGGGCAAGGTGCTAACCATTGCGCCAATGGCGACGATTGTGAACAACATCAAGGGCTATGTCGTGACTTTCAAAATCGAAAATCCCAATCCGCGCCTGCGTCCCGGCATGACCGCGCAGGTGACGATCCCGACTAACAAGGCGGAGCAAGTCACCTCGCTGCCGATAAGCGCCATCTTCGAAAACCGCACCGGCGACAAAGTGGTCTATCTTTCCAATGGCAGCGGCGATCCCGTGGAGAAACCAGTGGAAGTCGGATTGACTAACAATGCGTTCGCGCAGATTAAATCGGGAGTCGATGCCGGAGAGAAAGTGCTCCTAACCAAGCCCGCGCCGAAGTCCTGA
- a CDS encoding ABC transporter permease yields the protein MNIAIGLTQGLREILAHRMRSTIAMLAIVLGAGSLLATFALTEGIARQERRFLQALGGVERFTIRNAPVPADQDASPEISPGMTIRDVDALRREPDLVAAMTPSHRLRPNPVISRNQRMVYNARVTCGTEDYHRVARHVLATGRFLCALDVERCRPVCVIGSDVVDSLGLNRTSAIGQKVSFDGALFEIIGTLQPSPAFWMNTEVIIPYTTAFTVFEEGKVDAKGKPAPVRTFNEMMGSVRDPNQLEATIQKMKAVLLKTHRGVEDFGFDTMQDWSDSIESRITAVRMSGSVIAGVSLLVGGIGVTNVMLAAIKHRIREIGVRRAIGAHRSDIFLQIMLEAFILAILGGLLGVVTGWGMVAFFKIAAVSKSVPVILPAALGWSFGSALVTGVLAGVYPALRGAAMSPMEALRYE from the coding sequence ATGAATATCGCCATCGGTCTCACCCAGGGATTGCGGGAAATTCTTGCACATCGGATGCGCTCGACCATCGCGATGCTAGCCATTGTGCTCGGAGCCGGATCGTTGCTGGCGACGTTTGCCTTGACCGAGGGAATTGCGCGTCAGGAACGGCGCTTTTTGCAGGCGCTAGGAGGCGTGGAAAGATTTACCATTCGCAATGCCCCGGTGCCCGCCGATCAGGATGCGAGTCCAGAGATAAGTCCTGGAATGACGATCCGGGATGTGGACGCGTTGCGCCGCGAGCCGGACCTCGTGGCGGCCATGACTCCCTCGCACCGGCTGCGTCCGAATCCGGTGATTTCGCGCAATCAGCGCATGGTTTACAACGCGCGGGTGACCTGTGGAACGGAGGATTATCACCGGGTCGCCCGGCACGTGCTGGCCACGGGGCGTTTCCTCTGTGCGCTCGACGTGGAACGCTGCCGTCCGGTGTGTGTGATCGGCAGCGATGTGGTCGATTCATTGGGTTTGAACAGGACCAGCGCGATCGGGCAAAAGGTCTCCTTCGACGGGGCGCTTTTTGAGATCATCGGCACGCTGCAACCGTCGCCCGCCTTTTGGATGAACACGGAAGTAATCATTCCCTACACCACGGCCTTCACCGTCTTCGAGGAAGGCAAAGTGGACGCGAAAGGCAAGCCCGCGCCGGTGCGGACTTTCAATGAAATGATGGGCAGTGTGCGCGATCCAAATCAGCTCGAAGCGACCATTCAAAAAATGAAGGCGGTGCTCCTAAAGACGCATCGCGGAGTGGAGGATTTCGGATTTGATACCATGCAGGATTGGTCGGATTCGATTGAAAGTCGGATCACCGCCGTTCGCATGAGTGGCAGTGTCATCGCCGGGGTGAGTTTGTTAGTCGGCGGCATCGGCGTAACCAATGTGATGCTGGCAGCGATCAAGCACCGCATCCGCGAAATCGGCGTGCGTCGCGCGATCGGTGCACATCGGAGCGACATCTTTTTGCAGATCATGTTAGAAGCGTTCATCCTGGCGATTTTGGGCGGATTGTTAGGAGTCGTTACCGGCTGGGGAATGGTGGCGTTTTTCAAGATCGCAGCAGTGAGCAAATCCGTGCCGGTGATCCTCCCTGCCGCGCTTGGCTGGAGCTTCGGATCGGCCTTGGTGACCGGAGTGCTGGCGGGCGTTTATCCGGCGCTGCGAGGCGCGGCCATGTCGCCGATGGAGGCGCTCAGATACGAGTAA
- a CDS encoding ABC transporter permease, producing the protein MITIWKIAWQQGLGEIFTHWFRTLLTMIGIVMSVSALVGMVALNEGVARGKREASLQSGSLTKIIIRTSNSRSSSSVAGLFSRGLVREDARALLLALPSLEWVSATVKYDREKVTIGNRLTTPRVLAGTPILQVQDRYLPPVAGRFITALDVDESARVCVLGGTAAKELFDRPETQAVGKKVLIRGVSFLIVGVLPEHLSESAKRKLASGVIEAQDQRRKLLRSMARRNWFDPFSWKNNLVIIPLTTAQATFNSTNVGADGVDGGPLLNVSEIQAGFSSSSQKEPITKEARAVLLNAHNGVEDFEIQPPDASMDDVEKEIRSNRITGSVIAGISLLVGGLGIVNIMLASIADRTREIGVRRALGASAGDIFRQVLVESILIALLGGVLGIGGSMLLLKTLEAVSPPDNAPVLSWGIVIFGVCSAGVIGIVAGLYPALKASALSPTEALTSE; encoded by the coding sequence ATGATCACGATCTGGAAAATCGCCTGGCAACAGGGACTTGGGGAGATATTTACCCATTGGTTTCGCACGCTCCTAACCATGATCGGCATCGTCATGAGCGTGTCGGCGCTGGTCGGCATGGTTGCCCTCAACGAAGGCGTCGCACGGGGGAAACGCGAGGCGTCGTTGCAAAGCGGCAGCCTCACGAAAATCATCATTCGCACCAGCAACAGCCGTTCGAGTTCGTCCGTCGCCGGGTTGTTCAGCCGCGGACTCGTCCGGGAGGATGCGCGGGCGCTGCTTCTCGCCCTGCCGTCGCTCGAATGGGTGTCGGCCACCGTTAAATACGACCGGGAAAAAGTGACCATCGGCAATCGCCTGACCACGCCTCGAGTGCTGGCGGGAACGCCCATTTTGCAAGTGCAGGATCGTTATCTGCCACCGGTCGCGGGGCGATTCATCACCGCGCTCGATGTCGATGAATCGGCCCGCGTCTGCGTGCTCGGTGGCACAGCGGCGAAGGAGCTTTTTGATCGTCCGGAAACGCAGGCTGTCGGCAAAAAAGTCCTCATTCGCGGAGTCTCCTTTCTCATCGTCGGTGTCCTGCCCGAGCATCTATCGGAGTCGGCCAAGCGCAAGCTCGCCAGCGGGGTAATCGAAGCGCAGGACCAGCGCCGGAAATTGCTGCGCTCCATGGCGCGTCGTAACTGGTTCGACCCGTTTTCCTGGAAGAATAACTTGGTCATCATTCCGCTGACCACGGCGCAGGCAACCTTCAACTCAACCAACGTAGGCGCTGACGGAGTCGACGGCGGCCCGTTGCTCAACGTGAGCGAGATTCAGGCGGGCTTTTCCAGTTCGAGTCAGAAGGAACCCATCACGAAGGAAGCGCGTGCCGTTCTTCTCAACGCGCACAATGGCGTGGAGGATTTCGAGATTCAACCACCCGACGCCAGCATGGACGACGTGGAAAAAGAGATTCGCTCAAACCGCATCACCGGCAGCGTCATCGCCGGCATCAGCCTGCTCGTCGGCGGCTTGGGAATCGTGAATATCATGCTGGCCAGCATCGCCGACCGCACCCGCGAGATCGGCGTGCGACGTGCCCTCGGTGCCTCGGCAGGGGATATTTTTCGGCAGGTGCTGGTGGAAAGCATTCTCATCGCGCTGCTCGGCGGCGTGCTCGGAATCGGGGGTTCCATGCTGCTCTTAAAGACGCTGGAAGCTGTCTCGCCGCCCGACAATGCCCCCGTGCTGAGCTGGGGAATCGTCATTTTCGGCGTCTGTAGTGCGGGCGTTATCGGCATCGTCGCCGGGTTGTATCCCGCTTTGAAAGCCTCTGCGCTGAGCCCGACCGAGGCCCTGACTAGCGAATAG
- a CDS encoding polymer-forming cytoskeletal protein — protein MADISHVKNSLSADIEIKGSIKFTSDLTIDGKVEGEINSEGTLTLGENADIRGEIKTKSVTIYGKVHGNITVAEKCELKSRAQLIGDLKAARLIIEEGATFVGKSEVNASKTGMPSRPVVTASDEVIAPAPSKIASILGR, from the coding sequence ATGGCCGACATCAGTCACGTTAAAAATTCCCTCTCCGCAGACATCGAGATCAAGGGCTCCATTAAATTCACCAGCGACCTCACCATCGACGGCAAAGTCGAGGGCGAGATCAACTCCGAAGGCACGCTCACCCTCGGCGAAAACGCCGACATTCGCGGCGAGATTAAGACCAAATCTGTGACCATTTACGGCAAAGTCCATGGCAACATCACTGTGGCCGAAAAATGCGAGCTCAAGTCCCGCGCGCAGCTCATCGGCGACCTCAAGGCCGCCCGCCTCATCATTGAGGAAGGCGCCACCTTTGTCGGCAAATCGGAAGTCAACGCCAGCAAAACCGGAATGCCCAGCCGCCCGGTGGTGACCGCCAGTGACGAAGTGATCGCGCCCGCCCCGTCGAAAATCGCGTCCATCCTCGGGCGCTAA
- a CDS encoding polymer-forming cytoskeletal protein → MAKPTAVKVSVQCPHCGAHQLEPALAQSTYCRACSEHFEIGVKNNAHHEDDEGPGIWEKFSGLFRDNTPRVVSCFECGTRQEVVRTATSCSCKSCGAYIDLQDVKIDSGFSRAIQTAGHIFVSPKGDLYTARAICGSADLRGSMRGQLVCTGEISVKYKGRITGGIETDILRVAKKSTTEFVRPLRARDVFIEGEMSGRILASGTVHILKSGRMTGSIYAKGINIERGGEFEGELNIGENQTEEPSLLPTPPRPPARRNDPQSELGLGLG, encoded by the coding sequence GTGGCCAAGCCGACCGCAGTCAAGGTCAGTGTCCAGTGCCCGCATTGTGGCGCGCACCAACTCGAGCCTGCCCTCGCGCAATCCACGTATTGCCGCGCGTGCAGCGAGCATTTCGAGATTGGCGTCAAGAACAATGCTCACCACGAGGATGATGAGGGCCCCGGCATCTGGGAGAAATTTAGCGGGCTTTTCCGCGACAATACCCCCCGGGTCGTCTCGTGCTTTGAATGCGGCACGCGCCAGGAAGTCGTTCGTACCGCCACCTCTTGCTCCTGCAAATCCTGCGGTGCTTACATCGACCTCCAGGATGTCAAAATCGATAGTGGATTCAGCCGCGCTATCCAGACAGCGGGCCACATATTTGTCTCGCCGAAGGGGGATTTATACACGGCCCGTGCCATTTGCGGGAGCGCCGATTTGCGCGGTTCCATGCGAGGGCAACTCGTCTGCACCGGAGAAATTAGCGTCAAATACAAGGGCCGCATCACTGGCGGCATCGAGACCGACATTCTGCGCGTCGCTAAGAAATCGACCACGGAATTTGTCCGTCCGCTCCGGGCGCGCGACGTCTTCATCGAGGGCGAAATGTCGGGCCGCATTCTCGCCAGCGGCACCGTCCACATTTTGAAGTCGGGACGCATGACCGGCTCGATCTACGCAAAGGGCATCAACATCGAGCGCGGCGGGGAGTTTGAGGGCGAGCTCAACATTGGCGAAAATCAGACGGAAGAACCCAGCTTGCTGCCGACTCCGCCGCGCCCACCCGCCCGCCGTAACGATCCTCAGAGCGAACTCGGCCTCGGGCTGGGTTAG
- a CDS encoding DUF5069 domain-containing protein, translated as MPKKYPRSPYERLAGYVHLPRLIDKARLHRQGQLVGYNYKTLGFDKHLLTFLNLDPDTFENIANELDSDAAIADWVQKNGVRHSPEQIEEWNRHMIGRHPDTPEKLARFKFFLKESGGENRPEVKTYFDLIELDEGRI; from the coding sequence ATGCCCAAGAAGTATCCTCGCAGTCCCTACGAGCGTCTCGCTGGCTACGTCCATCTGCCGCGCCTGATCGACAAGGCCCGCCTGCATCGTCAGGGCCAGCTCGTCGGCTATAATTACAAGACGCTCGGGTTTGACAAGCATCTGCTCACCTTCCTGAATCTCGATCCAGACACGTTTGAAAACATCGCCAACGAACTCGACTCCGACGCGGCCATCGCCGATTGGGTGCAAAAAAATGGCGTCCGGCATTCGCCCGAGCAAATCGAGGAATGGAACCGCCACATGATTGGTCGCCACCCCGACACGCCGGAAAAACTGGCGCGCTTCAAGTTTTTCCTGAAGGAATCCGGCGGCGAAAACCGGCCCGAGGTAAAGACTTATTTCGACCTCATTGAACTCGACGAGGGCCGGATTTAG
- a CDS encoding dienelactone hydrolase family protein — MTIQPDSTVDLPTPNGPMRVHLFIPTGEGKHPALIFYSEIFQVTGPIRRMAATLAGNGYLVAVPEVYHEFEPAGTVLAYDQAGSDRGNELKYAKTLASYDADTAALAEFLVDHSRSTGKIGSFGVCLGGHLAVRAALHPLVRATVAFYPTDLHSATLGAGKSDNTLTRISEAQSPFCFVFGRQDPHVSLEGRRVIQARLEEARVAFEWHEFNAAHAFLRDEGLRYNPALARLSLELLFQFYAEQLA; from the coding sequence ATGACAATCCAACCCGATTCCACCGTCGATCTTCCGACGCCAAATGGCCCGATGCGGGTGCATCTTTTCATCCCCACGGGCGAGGGAAAACATCCGGCGCTGATCTTTTACTCGGAGATTTTTCAAGTGACCGGGCCGATCCGGCGCATGGCGGCGACGCTGGCGGGGAATGGTTATCTGGTGGCGGTGCCGGAGGTGTATCACGAGTTTGAGCCGGCTGGAACGGTGTTGGCCTACGATCAGGCGGGATCGGATCGCGGGAATGAATTGAAATACGCCAAGACGCTCGCCTCGTATGATGCCGACACGGCGGCGCTGGCGGAGTTTCTGGTGGATCACTCGCGCAGCACGGGGAAAATCGGGAGCTTCGGCGTGTGCCTGGGCGGTCATCTGGCGGTGCGGGCCGCGCTGCATCCGCTGGTGCGAGCGACGGTGGCGTTTTATCCGACAGACCTGCATTCGGCCACACTGGGCGCGGGGAAAAGTGATAACACTCTCACTCGTATCAGCGAGGCGCAGTCACCGTTTTGCTTCGTTTTCGGGCGTCAGGACCCGCATGTTTCCCTCGAAGGCCGTCGGGTGATTCAGGCGCGACTGGAAGAGGCGCGAGTTGCATTCGAATGGCACGAGTTCAATGCGGCCCATGCCTTTTTGCGCGATGAGGGGCTGCGCTACAATCCGGCTTTGGCCCGTCTGTCGCTGGAATTGTTGTTCCAGTTCTACGCGGAGCAACTGGCCTAA
- a CDS encoding DEAD/DEAH box helicase translates to MPFRSLGLSPKVYQAVQEAGYTEPTPIQTAAIPLILTGTDLIGIAQTGTGKTAAFTLPVLTKLAEQVTDWATQKTLTLILAPTRELAVQIEENVRAYAHHLPLRVATIFGGVGERPQIEALKTGTHIIIACPGRLIDLMQQGYGDFSKLQHLILDEADRMLDMGFLPSIRNIVRRLPKKRQTLLFSATLSKEIEQLTHEFQRDPKIVEIGRRSNPAESVTQFVYEVPQGLKLTLLGHLLKEPQMDSVLVFTRTKHGADKVARRLEGQGVKCGTLHSNRSQNQRLRALQEFKDGTVRVLVATDIAARGIDVDGISHVINYDFPLHAEDYVHRIGRTGRAQQVGEAISFVAQEDYAPLKTLERFIGRGIVRKRAENFDYSAPAPAAPPGERPDRPFRDPRRQQQQRGGSGRSQPRPATVTANGDGPRTNPTAAPKGTGGGRSVRDGGSRPVDGGKIGHAFRNRRAR, encoded by the coding sequence ATGCCTTTTCGTTCGCTCGGGCTTTCGCCCAAAGTTTATCAAGCCGTGCAGGAAGCCGGTTACACGGAACCTACTCCGATCCAGACCGCCGCCATTCCGCTCATTCTCACGGGCACCGATCTCATCGGCATCGCCCAGACTGGCACAGGTAAAACCGCTGCGTTCACCCTCCCGGTCCTTACCAAACTCGCCGAGCAAGTCACCGATTGGGCCACGCAAAAGACCCTCACCCTCATCCTCGCGCCAACTCGCGAACTCGCCGTCCAGATCGAGGAAAACGTCCGGGCTTATGCGCATCATTTGCCGCTGCGAGTCGCCACCATTTTTGGCGGAGTCGGGGAGCGTCCACAGATCGAGGCGCTGAAAACCGGCACGCACATCATCATCGCCTGTCCGGGCCGTCTCATCGACCTCATGCAGCAGGGTTACGGCGATTTCTCGAAGCTCCAGCACCTCATTCTCGACGAGGCCGACCGCATGTTGGACATGGGTTTTCTCCCATCAATTCGCAACATCGTCCGCCGCCTCCCCAAGAAACGCCAGACGCTCCTCTTTTCCGCCACGCTCTCCAAGGAAATCGAGCAACTCACCCATGAGTTCCAACGCGATCCGAAGATTGTCGAAATCGGACGCCGCTCGAACCCAGCGGAGTCCGTCACGCAATTCGTCTATGAAGTGCCGCAAGGGCTCAAACTCACCCTCCTCGGGCACCTGCTGAAAGAGCCGCAAATGGACAGCGTGCTCGTTTTCACTCGCACCAAGCATGGCGCGGACAAAGTCGCCCGCCGCCTCGAAGGGCAGGGGGTCAAATGCGGCACATTGCATTCGAACCGCAGCCAAAATCAGCGCCTGCGCGCCCTCCAAGAATTTAAGGACGGCACCGTTCGCGTGCTCGTCGCCACCGACATTGCCGCGCGTGGCATCGACGTCGATGGCATTTCGCACGTCATCAATTACGACTTTCCGCTGCACGCCGAGGACTACGTTCATCGCATCGGACGCACCGGGCGCGCCCAGCAAGTCGGCGAGGCGATCAGCTTCGTCGCGCAGGAAGATTACGCGCCGCTGAAAACCCTCGAGCGCTTCATCGGACGCGGCATCGTTCGCAAACGCGCCGAGAATTTCGACTACTCCGCCCCAGCTCCAGCCGCGCCTCCGGGAGAACGCCCCGACCGACCTTTTCGCGACCCGCGCCGCCAGCAGCAACAGCGCGGTGGCAGTGGTCGAAGCCAGCCACGCCCTGCGACCGTCACCGCCAACGGCGATGGCCCTCGCACCAATCCGACCGCAGCTCCGAAGGGAACCGGTGGCGGACGCAGCGTGCGCGACGGCGGCAGCCGTCCAGTCGATGGCGGAAAAATCGGCCACGCCTTTCGCAATCGTCGCGCGAGGTAG
- a CDS encoding glycosyltransferase family 4 protein yields the protein MKALHAASGDRYRKEVNFPRLTRLLQSGVGWRKKRKRFLMVVIDHQVPTPDCDAGSRSTWHYIQLFLKMGMEVKFIADNFQTPEPYTTQLRELGVEVLSDGGNHAAMQQWLVEHRADVRCIFTNRPSTTKHYLEAFRGMHQTTILYYGHDLAFVRIQRRFALSGDPADAKSAVTVEKLEMKIWQQADAVYYPSTTETDIVLTRLPHVRARTLPLFLLEPQDIRYEENLAQRRDLIFVGAFGHHPNRDAVTWFLDHCWPVIEKALPGVCFYIVGRDRTDAMQQRASDRVIVTGWLSEDDLTALYRRSRMAVVPLRYGAGVKGKVVEAMHHHLPVVMTTISGEGLPNIAGIALFADAPNAFAQSVIDLYSDETRLIQLGNAGGEYVARHFSPERAWKVIFQDIPHDL from the coding sequence ATGAAAGCATTGCACGCCGCGTCGGGCGACCGGTATAGGAAGGAGGTGAATTTTCCCAGGCTAACCCGATTGCTCCAAAGCGGTGTCGGATGGCGGAAAAAACGGAAGCGTTTCCTGATGGTGGTGATCGATCATCAGGTGCCGACTCCCGATTGCGATGCGGGTTCCCGCAGCACGTGGCATTACATTCAGTTGTTCCTGAAGATGGGGATGGAAGTGAAGTTTATCGCGGACAACTTCCAGACGCCGGAACCTTACACGACACAGCTCCGGGAGCTCGGCGTGGAGGTACTCTCCGATGGTGGAAATCATGCCGCCATGCAGCAGTGGCTCGTGGAGCATCGGGCGGATGTCCGCTGTATTTTCACGAATCGTCCCTCCACCACGAAGCACTATCTGGAGGCGTTTCGCGGGATGCACCAGACCACGATTCTCTACTATGGACATGATCTGGCTTTCGTTCGGATTCAGCGAAGATTCGCGCTTTCCGGCGATCCGGCGGATGCGAAAAGTGCCGTGACCGTGGAGAAGCTGGAAATGAAAATTTGGCAGCAGGCGGATGCCGTTTACTACCCTTCGACGACGGAAACAGATATCGTTCTTACTCGGCTGCCGCACGTCCGGGCGCGGACGCTGCCGCTCTTTTTGCTCGAGCCCCAAGACATTCGTTATGAGGAAAATCTCGCCCAACGCCGCGACCTCATTTTTGTCGGTGCATTTGGCCATCATCCGAATCGCGATGCTGTGACGTGGTTTCTCGATCATTGCTGGCCAGTGATCGAAAAGGCGCTGCCGGGCGTCTGTTTTTACATCGTCGGCCGCGACCGGACCGATGCGATGCAACAGAGGGCGTCCGACCGGGTGATCGTCACCGGCTGGCTGAGTGAGGACGATCTAACTGCACTCTATCGGCGGTCGCGAATGGCCGTCGTTCCGCTGCGTTACGGGGCTGGAGTGAAAGGAAAAGTCGTCGAGGCCATGCATCATCATCTGCCAGTCGTCATGACGACGATCTCAGGTGAGGGCCTGCCGAATATCGCTGGCATCGCTCTTTTTGCGGATGCACCCAACGCCTTCGCGCAAAGTGTAATCGACCTCTATTCCGATGAAACCCGGCTCATCCAATTGGGAAACGCAGGCGGTGAATACGTGGCCCGGCATTTTTCTCCCGAACGAGCTTGGAAAGTCATTTTCCAAGACATCCCGCACGATTTGTGA